In a genomic window of Myxococcales bacterium:
- a CDS encoding helix-hairpin-helix domain-containing protein, producing the protein MSTSTSVSLSIPSSRRSWWSVVVAAAVAVAALGWLEPRAARAAPPSIAAATADVGDDDPPAHKATSGRLNLNTATAEQLEMLPGVGPAKAERIVAFRGKHGPFKRVADLRRVKGFGRKTLKKLERFLDIKGPTTLAADAE; encoded by the coding sequence ATGTCCACGTCCACGTCTGTGTCCCTGTCCATCCCCTCGTCCCGGCGCTCGTGGTGGAGCGTCGTCGTCGCCGCCGCGGTCGCGGTCGCCGCGCTCGGCTGGCTCGAGCCGCGGGCCGCGCGGGCGGCGCCGCCGTCGATCGCCGCGGCGACCGCCGATGTCGGCGACGACGATCCGCCCGCCCACAAGGCCACGTCCGGCCGCCTCAACCTCAACACCGCGACCGCCGAACAGCTCGAGATGCTGCCCGGGGTCGGGCCGGCCAAGGCCGAGCGCATCGTCGCGTTCCGCGGCAAGCACGGCCCGTTCAAGCGGGTCGCCGACCTGCGCCGGGTGAAGGGGTTCGGGCGCAAGACGCTGAAGAAGCTGGAGCGCTTCCTCGACATCAAGGGGCCGACCACCCTGGCGGCCGACGCCGAGTGA
- a CDS encoding peptidylprolyl isomerase encodes MANPTATFETSMGTFSAEIYLDQMPVTAGNFIKLVKHGFYDGLHFHRVIANFMVQFGCEYSKDPNSPRAGTGNSPFGRITDEHPAAHKLSNAPGTLSMANTGQPNSGGAQFFINTVDNARLDWFSPGPSKHPVFGKVTGGLDVVKQIETAPTNQSDRPRTPIKMIKVTISE; translated from the coding sequence ATGGCGAACCCGACCGCGACCTTCGAGACCTCCATGGGCACCTTCTCGGCCGAGATCTATCTCGACCAGATGCCCGTCACCGCCGGCAACTTCATCAAGCTGGTCAAGCACGGCTTCTACGACGGCCTGCACTTCCACCGCGTCATCGCGAACTTCATGGTGCAGTTCGGCTGCGAGTACTCCAAGGACCCGAACAGCCCCCGCGCGGGCACCGGCAACTCGCCGTTCGGCCGCATCACCGACGAGCACCCGGCCGCGCACAAGCTCTCGAACGCGCCGGGCACGCTGTCGATGGCCAACACCGGCCAGCCCAACTCGGGCGGCGCGCAGTTCTTCATCAACACCGTCGACAACGCCCGCCTCGACTGGTTCTCGCCGGGCCCGTCCAAGCACCCGGTCTTCGGCAAGGTCACCGGCGGCCTCGACGTGGTCAAGCAGATCGAGACCGCGCCGACCAACCAGAGCGATCGCCCGCGCACGCCGATCAAGATGATCAAGGTCACGATCAGTGAGTAG
- a CDS encoding FAD-binding oxidoreductase: MSRVSAAVIEELRAVVGGAHVRTEPAELAPHSRDTGPWRTVGAALVEPATTLEVAAVLRVANRERLPVWTFSGGWNWGYGAAMGLDDGALILHLRRMDRVLEVNRELAYAVVEPGVTQQQLRDHLDVHAPDLWSDCTDSTPRGSVLGNALEHGVGYGPDCDHFGALCGLEVVLADGTVVRTGGGPPGSTTWHLHRWGTGPSLDGLFGQSNLGVVTRAGVHLTPRPEAFRLVLLELDRDDDLGDVIDVVRDLTLRGILRANFHTVNDVLFAAVLGPYPRDLLAPGATRLTDDGLRALRARLQITPASLTLGLSGTRGQVAEQRALLQQRLARFGKISVVGPTLAARLPGLATLLERAGATLGERAGARLAGLTGLTPAKLRTTANVYRLLQGIPGERVLGFAYFKARGARPERDVDPARDGAGMIWAPVILPLTGAHVRAVAALARPVFHRHGFDYANTFISISGRATMSLMPIFFDRDDADETARAQALQQELFALTQAAGYPQYRTGHGLHRVMFDDAPGYRAAARAIKRALDPNGILAPGRYGLDTEG; encoded by the coding sequence ATGAGCCGGGTGAGCGCCGCCGTGATCGAGGAGCTCCGCGCCGTCGTCGGCGGCGCCCACGTCCGCACCGAGCCCGCCGAGCTCGCGCCCCACAGCCGCGACACCGGCCCGTGGCGGACCGTCGGCGCCGCGCTGGTCGAGCCGGCCACGACCCTCGAGGTCGCCGCCGTGCTCCGGGTCGCCAACCGCGAGCGGCTGCCGGTCTGGACCTTCAGCGGCGGCTGGAACTGGGGCTACGGCGCGGCGATGGGCCTCGACGACGGCGCCCTCATCCTGCACCTGCGCCGGATGGACCGCGTGCTCGAGGTCAACCGCGAGCTGGCGTACGCGGTCGTCGAGCCGGGCGTGACCCAGCAGCAGCTGCGCGATCACCTCGACGTCCACGCGCCCGACCTGTGGTCGGACTGCACCGACTCGACGCCGCGCGGCAGCGTCCTCGGCAACGCGCTCGAGCACGGCGTCGGCTACGGGCCCGACTGTGATCACTTCGGCGCGCTGTGCGGGCTCGAGGTGGTCCTCGCCGACGGCACGGTCGTGCGCACCGGCGGCGGCCCGCCGGGGTCGACCACCTGGCACCTGCACCGCTGGGGCACCGGCCCCAGCCTCGACGGGCTGTTCGGCCAGTCGAACCTCGGCGTCGTGACCCGCGCCGGCGTCCACCTGACGCCGCGGCCCGAGGCGTTCCGGCTGGTGCTGCTCGAGCTCGACCGCGACGACGACCTCGGCGACGTGATCGACGTGGTGCGCGACCTGACGCTGCGCGGGATCCTCCGCGCCAACTTCCACACCGTCAACGACGTGCTGTTCGCGGCGGTGCTCGGCCCGTACCCGCGCGACCTGCTCGCGCCCGGCGCGACCCGGCTGACCGACGACGGGCTGCGCGCGCTGCGGGCGCGGCTGCAGATCACCCCGGCCAGCCTGACGCTCGGGCTCTCCGGCACCCGGGGCCAGGTCGCCGAGCAGCGCGCGCTGCTGCAGCAGCGCCTGGCGCGGTTCGGCAAGATCTCGGTGGTCGGCCCGACGCTGGCGGCGCGGCTGCCGGGCCTGGCCACGCTGCTCGAGCGCGCCGGCGCCACGCTGGGCGAGCGCGCCGGCGCGCGCCTGGCCGGCCTCACCGGCCTGACGCCGGCCAAGCTGCGGACCACGGCCAACGTCTACCGGTTGCTGCAGGGCATCCCGGGCGAGCGCGTGCTCGGCTTCGCCTACTTCAAGGCCCGCGGCGCGCGCCCGGAGCGCGACGTCGACCCCGCCCGCGACGGCGCCGGCATGATCTGGGCGCCGGTCATCCTGCCGCTGACCGGCGCGCACGTCCGCGCGGTCGCGGCGCTGGCTCGGCCGGTGTTCCATCGCCACGGCTTCGACTACGCCAACACGTTCATCTCGATCAGCGGCCGGGCGACGATGTCGCTGATGCCGATCTTCTTCGACCGCGACGACGCGGACGAGACCGCCCGGGCCCAGGCGCTGCAGCAGGAGCTGTTCGCGCTGACCCAGGCCGCCGGGTACCCGCAGTACCGCACCGGCCACGGGCTCCACCGCGTGATGTTCGACGACGCGCCCGGCTACCGGGCCGCGGCGCGCGCGATCAAGCGGGCGCTCGATCCCAACGGCATCCTCGCGCCGGGCCGCTACGGCCTCGACACGGAGGGGTAA